TACCCTTCCTGATAACATTTAGTTATAGGTGAAAAGATATGGGTGTCAATATAATTCTGTAGCAATGTGTtaagttatatttattcattcCCAGAcataaagatataaaaaggCATGTATATCAATCATGtcagatatataatttatagaagaaaaaatagaataaGCAAATACAACTCGACTAATTGTACAAATTACCATTACAACAACATTGATAGCAGTATGTCTTCCCAGTGCGCCAAATTACTATCTCAACAATTTGTGCTTCAAACAATGAGATATAAGTGGTGTTTTGCATTATGGAATATGCAATATACAATATATCTGCTGATATGTTTTCGGTTAAATAGCTAATGGTTGCAAAGATGACGTGGAAGGAACACTCCAGAGACTGGACCTAGCAAACAGTGAAATTAGACGAGGTTACTAAATTTCAGCTAACCATAGTGCTGCAATTGTTGGATAGCAACATACTTGAGTTCTATGTTACGGGATACTTCGTGCGATCAACTGAGGCGATGTGAGTGGTTGACAGTTCAAGAAAATTGACGGAGTAAATAAATGGAAACGGCAACGTTCTTTACGCGGAGCATGCCCATCCGACGCCGCAGACTATTCACCCTACCAACGGAAATTGAACACAAAATACCGCGCGTCTGCTTTTGTCTGAGGCTTTTCGGAGCGATGTTTCTCCAGGTAATAACACGGTTGACAAAAGTGATACTGTCGTCTGGTACATCTGTGCGGAAAAGTATCTAGAAAAtttctgtttttttaaaagtaaatattGTACGTAGTAATTCCACAAACTTTTAGAAGGAGCAATTTTTGTCGTCTTTATAAGTTGACGTAAAAATTCCATGCTGTATAAAACAACaagacatatatatatatatatgtaagGAACTATGTTATGGCCAAAAAGGCTTTGCCTCCGGAAATATCATCATGATTTCCACCTTGGGTTTAATTTAGGAAATACATGCATATCACCAAATAGAAAAATAGTAGCTGCACAAAATGGCTTTTGTtgattatataatttttcgTGGGAATACTTTAGAAGCTAATAGAAGGTTATCGCTATTTGCCGTATCCGTCTGTGTCtgtgttgtttttttttgagTTTCAGTGCTAATTCAAAAACTGTGAAAAATTTGAGCGGGGATGTACCCATCTCACtaattaaaagaaacagATGGAGCTTTGCAAAAGTTGCAGCTACAGCTGGTGTATTGATTGCAGCAGCAGCTTCGACCCAGGCTGCCTGGGCCCCTATTGTATGTGCTGTACCAGCTTCTCCAGGTTGCTGGGCACTTGCTATTGGTGTTACTGTTACCTATGCGATATCATCAATTGCTGTTGGATATACCGTTTTTACCGATAATACTAGGAAACGTTCTCTTTTCTCAGAACATGACGAAATAGTTCAAACCGTAATGACTCGCTATGAAAGCTACTACGCTTTGTCAAACACCACAGATCATTCTTATCCATCCTTTGgtatttcaaattcaaaaataattcttgCACCTATCGATGATATTTATGACACAATTGTTGACATGTTTACAGGAGCTGGATTAGGTGTCCCAGTTATCACCGTCGCAAATTCAACTGATAATATGAAACGAGGTagtgataataatttacaGAGGACTTTACATTGGAGGACATCATTGGGCACACATACTGCTATGcatttgaatcattatGATGTTTTGGAGATGAGTAACGACATTGTAAATCAACATAAATCAGGATACAACGGGGTATCTTCGGGAACAGGATATTTTGACAGATCAATGGGACGTCAAATTATTCCTCGCACAGAGAGATACAGTGTTGATTGGGTTTCGTATAATGTAGATAACGAAAATGTAAGTTTAGAAAGAAATGCTTGGCTTACTACTAGGGATCCTGGAGTATGGGATGAAGAAGTAGCAAATGCCCTTTATACTAACGATTTGGATTCTACCTGGAAGTGGTGCATTACTATCATGAATAGCGATAATTCTGATTATAATAGTTTTGGAGAAGTAGATGCAACACATGGCGAAGCATATACTAATCAATATGGAGGTGTTGATAATTACTGCAATGATAACAAAGGTGGTGCCCAATGTACAACAGATGGCTGTCAATAGGTACTACTATTCTacttaatttttattaaattttaaaaggtAAACTGTTTACAACATTCTTCCCATTGTACTAACGCACTTTTTGTGTGTCACGctttattttgatatatgACTGTAAAATTAGATATGTGACATGATTGATATACGTGCCTTTTTATATCGTTATTTCTTGGAGGgagtaaatataattttgttaacaCATTCTTACAAAGTTATATTGACACCCATATCTTTTCACCTATAACTAAATGTTATTGGCCAGGTTA
The sequence above is drawn from the Tetrapisispora phaffii CBS 4417 chromosome 2, complete genome genome and encodes:
- the TPHA0B04940 gene encoding DUF5341 domain-containing protein codes for the protein MTRYESYYALSNTTDHSYPSFGISNSKIILAPIDDIYDTIVDMFTGAGLGVPVITVANSTDNMKRGSDNNLQRTLHWRTSLGTHTAMHLNHYDVLEMSNDIVNQHKSGYNGVSSGTGYFDRSMGRQIIPRTERYSVDWVSYNVDNENVSLERNAWLTTRDPGVWDEEVANALYTNDLDSTWKWCITIMNSDNSDYNSFGEVDATHGEAYTNQYGGVDNYCNDNKGGAQCTTDGCQ